A stretch of Paraburkholderia phenazinium DNA encodes these proteins:
- a CDS encoding branched-chain amino acid ABC transporter permease produces the protein MSQALQQFINGLTLGAIYGLIAIGYTMVYGIIGMINFAHGDVYMVSAFIAVTCFTLLGSGGVSSVVASIAITLIVSIALTSVFGWTVERVGYRPLRGSNRLAPLISSIGIAIFLQNMVQLTQGARVKSIPPLVTGGTNLFSNEGLRGTYVSYVQLLIVIVTIVLMSAFTLLINKTPFGRQQRACEQDQRMMQFLGYNVDRIIALTFMIGAALAAVAGVMVTIYYGVIDFSIGFQAGIKAFTAAVLGGIGSIPGAMLGGLIIGLIEAFWAAYLSPEYKDVATFVILIIVLMFRPSGLLGRPEVEKV, from the coding sequence ATGAGCCAGGCATTGCAACAATTTATTAATGGGCTGACCTTGGGCGCCATCTACGGCCTGATTGCGATCGGCTATACGATGGTCTACGGCATCATCGGCATGATCAACTTTGCGCATGGCGATGTTTATATGGTCAGCGCTTTCATCGCCGTGACGTGTTTCACGCTTCTTGGGAGCGGCGGGGTCTCGTCGGTGGTGGCGAGTATTGCCATTACATTGATCGTCTCGATTGCGCTGACCTCCGTATTCGGCTGGACCGTCGAACGGGTCGGGTATCGGCCGCTTCGAGGCTCCAATCGTCTCGCGCCGCTGATCTCGTCGATCGGAATTGCTATCTTTCTGCAGAACATGGTTCAGCTGACCCAGGGTGCGCGGGTCAAGTCGATCCCGCCGCTTGTGACGGGTGGTACGAATCTCTTCTCCAATGAGGGATTGCGCGGAACGTACGTCTCTTATGTCCAGCTCCTCATCGTCATCGTGACGATTGTCCTGATGTCCGCCTTCACATTGCTCATCAACAAGACGCCTTTCGGCAGGCAGCAGCGGGCGTGCGAACAGGATCAACGGATGATGCAGTTCCTCGGCTATAACGTCGACAGGATTATCGCCCTGACCTTCATGATCGGCGCTGCGCTGGCTGCCGTCGCTGGTGTCATGGTGACGATCTACTACGGCGTGATCGACTTCTCAATTGGCTTCCAGGCGGGTATCAAGGCCTTTACTGCTGCGGTTCTGGGCGGCATCGGCTCGATCCCTGGCGCGATGCTTGGCGGTCTGATCATCGGATTGATCGAAGCGTTCTGGGCGGCATATCTTTCTCCCGAATACAAGGATGTGGCAACGTTCGTCATCCTGATCATTGTTCTGATGTTTCGTCCTTCGGGCCTGCTTGGCCGGCCAGAGGTGGAGAAAGTCTGA
- a CDS encoding DUF1479 domain-containing protein, with translation MALNVDDLPAAIRQAKQELRERLPNYRDVFAEVDEAIRTEASRIAEQRSRGENVIPEIQFSDIAGQRVSAEQIELVKARGACVIRNVFDRSQVEAWDRDIADYVERNDLDTRLKTRAEDKYFGQLASSKPQIYGVYWSKPQVLARQSTSLTTARVFLNRLWRSESEGQVHFDPEHVPAYADRLRRRPPGSESLGLSAHCDGGSVERWIEANFRNVYRHVFSGNWRQYDPFDAAFRPDVEEIASPAVCSMFRTFQGWTALTPQGPGDGTLQLVPIANSMAYILLRALQDDVADDDLCGAMPGRALSIKPEFHAPLFDALSSIPHMQAGDTVFWHSDVIHAVEDAHRGTGYSNVMYIASAPACAKNDEYLKRQLPSFLEGKSPPDFPTDHFEVDFVGRATAEDLTPLGKAQLGFGL, from the coding sequence ATGGCACTCAATGTCGACGACCTGCCGGCAGCCATCCGGCAGGCCAAGCAGGAGCTTCGCGAAAGACTTCCGAACTATCGGGATGTTTTCGCCGAAGTGGACGAAGCAATCCGTACCGAAGCCAGCAGAATTGCCGAGCAACGGAGTCGCGGCGAAAACGTGATCCCCGAAATTCAATTCTCCGACATAGCTGGGCAGCGAGTGAGCGCGGAGCAGATCGAACTCGTCAAAGCACGGGGTGCATGCGTCATCCGCAATGTGTTTGACCGCTCTCAGGTGGAAGCCTGGGACCGCGACATCGCGGACTACGTCGAACGGAACGACCTCGATACGCGACTGAAGACCCGTGCCGAGGACAAATACTTCGGCCAGCTGGCATCGAGCAAGCCACAGATTTACGGCGTGTACTGGTCAAAGCCGCAGGTCCTCGCGCGTCAGTCTACGTCGCTGACTACGGCTCGCGTGTTTCTGAACCGTTTGTGGCGCAGTGAGAGCGAAGGTCAGGTCCACTTCGATCCGGAGCACGTACCCGCTTACGCGGACCGGTTGCGCCGGCGGCCGCCCGGGTCAGAGTCCTTGGGCCTGTCCGCGCATTGCGATGGTGGCTCGGTCGAGCGTTGGATCGAAGCGAATTTCCGGAACGTGTACCGGCATGTTTTCAGCGGCAACTGGCGTCAATACGATCCATTCGACGCCGCCTTCCGGCCGGACGTCGAGGAAATTGCTTCGCCAGCCGTATGTTCGATGTTTCGCACGTTTCAGGGCTGGACAGCCCTGACACCTCAGGGTCCCGGAGATGGCACGCTGCAACTCGTGCCCATTGCGAACTCGATGGCCTATATCCTGTTGCGCGCCCTTCAGGACGATGTTGCTGACGACGACCTATGCGGCGCAATGCCTGGCCGCGCGCTGTCGATCAAGCCGGAATTCCATGCGCCGCTCTTCGACGCGTTGTCATCGATTCCGCACATGCAGGCGGGCGACACCGTGTTCTGGCACAGCGACGTCATCCACGCAGTAGAAGACGCGCACCGTGGCACGGGCTACAGCAACGTAATGTATATCGCGTCAGCGCCCGCGTGTGCCAAGAACGACGAATACCTCAAGCGCCAATTGCCCAGCTTCCTTGAAGGCAAAAGCCCTCCTGACTTTCCGACTGACCATTTCGAGGTCGACTTCGTCGGACGAGCTACGGCCGAAGATCTGACGCCCCTCGGTAAAGCCCAACTCGGCTTCGGCCTGTAA
- a CDS encoding ABC transporter ATP-binding protein → MSGSNSLLGVENLTMQFGGLRAIEDLSMSARAGEVTAVIGPNGAGKTTFFNCLTGFYKPTKGSIKLRHPYRGELRLDAMRNVDVARVGQVVRTFQNIRLFPRMTVLENLMIAQHNVLQEASRFSIAGALNSRSFRRANDKAIDNALTWLERLSVRDIANKPAGDMPYGVQRRVEIARAMCAEPILLCLDEPAAGLNPRESGELTTLLTSLSRDQGIGILLIEHDMSVVMKVSDHIVVLNHGKKIAEGPPAEIKTNSEVISAYLGEDDETSSPDGSSQEKTAHA, encoded by the coding sequence ATGAGCGGTTCCAATTCGTTGCTTGGCGTTGAGAATCTGACGATGCAGTTTGGCGGACTTCGTGCAATCGAGGACCTGTCCATGAGCGCGCGTGCAGGCGAGGTGACTGCAGTGATTGGGCCGAACGGCGCGGGAAAGACGACATTCTTTAACTGCCTGACCGGCTTTTATAAACCGACAAAAGGCTCCATCAAACTGCGCCATCCCTATCGCGGCGAACTTCGGCTCGATGCGATGAGGAACGTGGACGTCGCGCGGGTCGGCCAGGTCGTCAGGACGTTTCAGAATATACGATTGTTTCCCCGTATGACGGTGCTCGAAAACCTGATGATCGCTCAGCACAATGTCTTGCAGGAAGCGTCGAGATTCTCGATTGCCGGAGCGCTGAACTCAAGATCGTTTCGCCGCGCCAACGACAAGGCGATAGATAACGCCCTGACGTGGCTCGAGCGCCTAAGCGTCCGGGATATCGCCAACAAACCTGCCGGTGACATGCCGTATGGCGTACAGCGTCGCGTCGAAATCGCGCGCGCGATGTGCGCTGAACCGATTCTGCTTTGCCTTGATGAGCCAGCCGCCGGTCTCAATCCGCGCGAGTCGGGGGAACTCACGACGCTGTTGACCTCCCTCTCCAGGGATCAAGGTATCGGCATACTATTGATTGAACACGATATGAGCGTCGTCATGAAGGTTTCCGATCATATTGTCGTGCTCAATCACGGAAAGAAGATCGCAGAGGGGCCGCCTGCCGAGATCAAGACAAATTCCGAGGTGATCAGCGCGTATCTTGGGGAGGACGACGAGACCTCTTCACCCGATGGTTCATCGCAGGAGAAAACCGCTCATGCTTAA
- a CDS encoding ABC transporter substrate-binding protein: MKRTLISATVVAAALATSAQVASAAESLSVLHWWTSGGESKAIRVLKDDMNKQGYEWKDFAVAGGAGAAAMTALKTQVMSGNAPSAAQIKGPLIQDWANQGVLVDIDKSATDWKTQLPAQIDKTMRSDGHYVAAPFSIHRINWLWINKADLDKVGGKPPATWPEFFALADKFRAAGITPVARGGQPWQDMTIWETIVLSQGPDFYRKTMIDLDQKALTSPQMVQVFQIVRRIQGYFDKGSTGRDWNLATAMVINGSGGMQFMGDWAKGEFANANKQADVDYICAAAPGTSNAFTYTVDSFVFFQQNGKKDATPGQLALAKTIMSVDFQEQFSLYKGSIPVRQDVPIGKFDACAKKSYADEQSTIKANSFFPSLAFGDVQSSATEGAITDAVTNFMNSNEDPQEAVRKLAAAAKVK; this comes from the coding sequence ATGAAAAGAACGCTCATTTCAGCCACAGTTGTCGCAGCGGCGCTCGCCACAAGTGCACAGGTCGCAAGTGCTGCCGAGTCTCTTTCGGTGTTGCACTGGTGGACCTCGGGCGGCGAATCGAAGGCCATCAGAGTGCTTAAGGACGACATGAATAAACAGGGCTACGAGTGGAAAGACTTCGCCGTAGCCGGCGGGGCGGGTGCAGCTGCCATGACCGCGTTGAAGACCCAGGTCATGTCGGGGAATGCACCGTCGGCAGCACAGATCAAGGGCCCGTTGATACAGGACTGGGCAAATCAAGGTGTATTGGTCGATATAGATAAATCGGCTACCGACTGGAAAACCCAACTGCCAGCGCAAATTGACAAGACCATGAGGTCAGACGGCCACTATGTGGCCGCGCCGTTCTCGATACACCGGATCAACTGGCTGTGGATCAACAAAGCCGACCTCGATAAAGTTGGAGGTAAGCCACCTGCGACGTGGCCGGAGTTCTTCGCGCTCGCCGACAAGTTCCGTGCTGCGGGCATTACGCCTGTCGCACGCGGCGGCCAGCCCTGGCAGGACATGACCATCTGGGAGACCATTGTACTTTCTCAGGGCCCAGATTTTTATCGCAAGACCATGATTGATCTCGATCAGAAAGCACTGACTTCGCCGCAGATGGTGCAGGTGTTCCAGATTGTCCGCAGGATCCAGGGTTACTTTGATAAAGGCTCTACCGGTCGTGACTGGAATCTCGCAACCGCCATGGTCATTAATGGATCGGGTGGGATGCAGTTCATGGGCGACTGGGCGAAGGGCGAGTTCGCGAATGCGAACAAGCAGGCGGACGTTGACTATATCTGCGCGGCTGCGCCAGGCACATCGAACGCCTTCACCTACACGGTAGACTCGTTCGTGTTCTTCCAGCAGAACGGCAAAAAAGACGCGACTCCTGGGCAGCTCGCGCTTGCCAAGACGATCATGTCCGTCGATTTCCAGGAGCAGTTTAGCCTTTACAAGGGTTCGATTCCTGTCCGGCAAGATGTTCCCATCGGCAAGTTCGACGCCTGTGCCAAGAAATCATACGCAGACGAGCAATCCACGATCAAAGCCAACAGTTTCTTTCCGTCGTTGGCTTTCGGTGATGTTCAGTCGTCGGCCACCGAGGGCGCGATTACCGACGCCGTGACGAACTTCATGAACTCGAATGAGGATCCGCAAGAAGCAGTACGCAAGCTCGCTGCGGCAGCAAAGGTCAAATAG
- a CDS encoding NAD(P)H-dependent oxidoreductase → MKVLIVFAHPEPRSFNGALKDTAVSTLTEQGHEVQVTDLYQLKWRPELGVEDFVGERLNTDFLDLSAEQEHMFGTSTKPTPDVYAEQQKVLWSDLIIFQYPMWWFGMPAILKGWVDRVMTRGFAYATGRKYENGMFKGRKAMVSTTTGTAASLYEPDGVDGDINHILWPIHNGIFNYLGFEVLPPHVSWMPGRVSAEERQAYLDSYAARLRTLEGTQPLFFHPFADFGPDQRLKPGVVARSGFQWNPSVGQSHDDAAKTYTPKKIAKAG, encoded by the coding sequence ATGAAAGTGCTCATCGTTTTCGCTCACCCTGAACCCCGGTCTTTCAACGGTGCGTTGAAGGACACGGCTGTCTCGACTCTGACAGAGCAGGGACATGAGGTTCAAGTGACGGACCTGTACCAACTGAAATGGCGGCCTGAGCTCGGCGTGGAAGATTTTGTGGGCGAACGTCTCAATACGGATTTCCTCGACCTTTCGGCGGAACAGGAGCACATGTTCGGAACCTCCACGAAGCCGACGCCGGATGTCTACGCCGAGCAACAGAAGGTGCTCTGGTCGGATCTGATCATTTTCCAGTATCCGATGTGGTGGTTCGGCATGCCCGCCATTCTGAAGGGCTGGGTGGACCGCGTGATGACGCGTGGTTTCGCCTACGCCACCGGCCGCAAGTACGAGAACGGCATGTTCAAGGGACGTAAGGCGATGGTTTCGACCACGACTGGAACGGCCGCGAGCCTCTACGAACCGGACGGCGTCGATGGAGACATCAATCACATTCTCTGGCCGATTCACAATGGCATTTTCAATTACCTTGGCTTCGAGGTGTTGCCGCCGCACGTATCTTGGATGCCTGGCCGCGTGAGTGCCGAGGAGCGGCAAGCCTACCTCGACTCCTATGCGGCACGATTGCGCACGCTTGAGGGCACGCAGCCGTTGTTTTTCCATCCCTTTGCAGACTTTGGTCCGGACCAACGTCTGAAGCCGGGCGTCGTGGCCCGTTCCGGTTTCCAATGGAACCCGTCGGTCGGCCAGTCGCATGACGATGCGGCAAAAACGTATACGCCGAAGAAGATTGCGAAGGCAGGTTGA
- a CDS encoding helix-turn-helix domain-containing protein — MKPAYERVEFGDDCSVRVYHRRLPRIPFEWHHHPEYELTLTLNSHGKRYIGDSIADYGDEDLVLVPPNLPHTWASNRSINSSSPQVAIVIWFGGDWARRLADVCPEYVPLRNLLRRAACGLAFSPQVGTAMHTQVGDLLSSAPRERLAAVLNVLCTLAEAPGEPLASPTAFSDRTEGPSGHEPERINRVLSMIDLRFAEPLRLSELCEAANVSERSLARYFEQHIGESVGRYIARVRIGHACRMLAHTSTPVSVVAARSGFPNVANFNRQFKALKALTPAAYRKQFAAGDIVETDASPRITERSPSLQRNPRLPRSIA, encoded by the coding sequence ATGAAACCAGCATACGAACGCGTCGAATTCGGCGATGACTGCTCGGTCAGGGTTTACCACCGGCGTTTGCCGCGTATCCCGTTTGAATGGCACCACCATCCCGAATACGAACTGACCCTGACGTTGAACAGTCACGGCAAGCGCTATATCGGGGACTCGATCGCAGACTACGGGGACGAAGATCTGGTTCTTGTGCCGCCAAATCTTCCTCATACCTGGGCGTCGAACCGATCGATTAATTCATCGTCTCCCCAGGTCGCAATCGTGATCTGGTTCGGCGGCGACTGGGCGCGGCGGCTTGCAGATGTCTGTCCGGAATACGTGCCTTTGCGCAACCTGTTACGCAGGGCGGCCTGCGGACTGGCATTCAGTCCGCAGGTGGGCACCGCGATGCACACCCAGGTCGGCGATCTGCTTTCCAGCGCCCCGCGAGAACGCCTTGCCGCAGTGCTAAATGTTTTGTGTACGCTAGCGGAAGCGCCCGGTGAACCACTCGCTTCGCCTACCGCGTTTAGCGACCGGACGGAGGGTCCTTCGGGCCACGAACCGGAACGTATAAATCGCGTGCTCTCGATGATCGATTTGCGCTTCGCCGAACCGCTGCGTCTATCCGAACTTTGCGAGGCTGCAAATGTGTCGGAACGTTCTCTCGCCCGCTACTTTGAGCAGCACATTGGAGAGAGCGTTGGGAGATATATCGCGCGGGTCAGGATTGGCCATGCTTGCCGGATGCTTGCGCACACCTCGACCCCCGTGTCGGTCGTTGCGGCCCGCTCTGGATTTCCGAACGTCGCGAACTTCAACCGGCAGTTCAAGGCGTTGAAGGCACTGACACCCGCCGCTTACCGCAAACAGTTTGCGGCCGGTGATATCGTCGAAACGGACGCCAGTCCACGCATCACCGAACGCTCACCTTCTTTGCAACGGAACCCGCGACTACCGAGATCAATTGCGTGA
- a CDS encoding ABC transporter ATP-binding protein, with the protein MLKLTGLSAHYGSVQALREVTLDVNTGEIVTLIGANGAGKSTLMNTIFGYPRASGGTVEFDGQNITDLPSHAVGKLDIAVVPEGRRIFQRMTVLENLLMGDTSSNRKTAEDLERIYEMFPILRSRISQRAGTLSGGEQQMLAIGRALMSQPRLLLLDEPSLGLAPLFIKKIFSVIRELNEQFGMTILLVEQNAHHALRVAHRGYVLQHGQIALEGSGADLLASPSVRAAYLEGDTSQLDAA; encoded by the coding sequence ATGCTTAAGCTTACCGGACTCAGTGCCCACTACGGCAGCGTCCAGGCACTACGCGAGGTTACCCTGGACGTGAACACGGGCGAGATCGTTACGTTGATCGGTGCGAACGGCGCGGGCAAGTCCACGCTGATGAATACCATTTTCGGTTATCCCCGCGCCAGCGGCGGCACGGTCGAATTCGACGGACAGAATATTACGGACCTGCCTTCACATGCGGTCGGCAAGCTCGATATTGCGGTTGTGCCCGAAGGGCGTCGCATCTTTCAGCGGATGACTGTGCTTGAGAATCTCCTGATGGGCGATACGTCGTCCAATCGTAAGACTGCTGAGGACCTAGAACGGATCTACGAGATGTTTCCAATCCTGCGGAGCCGGATCTCGCAGCGTGCCGGTACGCTGTCTGGAGGCGAGCAGCAGATGCTTGCGATCGGTCGCGCATTGATGTCTCAACCGAGATTGCTGTTACTCGACGAACCGTCGCTGGGCCTCGCGCCGCTTTTCATCAAGAAGATCTTCTCGGTCATCAGGGAGTTGAACGAGCAGTTCGGTATGACGATTCTGCTCGTCGAACAGAACGCCCATCATGCATTGCGAGTGGCGCATCGAGGGTATGTTCTCCAGCATGGGCAGATTGCCCTCGAAGGGAGTGGTGCTGACTTGCTGGCCAGCCCGTCGGTCCGGGCAGCGTATCTGGAGGGCGATACGTCCCAACTCGATGCGGCGTGA
- the livM gene encoding high-affinity branched-chain amino acid ABC transporter permease LivM: MQKLDLQFRIRDALGAALVAGLVGLPMLGLTTRDGANGLHVETRWALLAAFILVAFAGRLILQWMLQRFRLLTKRRLRARPAPEIAGNGALVWVGAACVAFAVLLPALFAGNRYVVDTATTVLIYVMLGWGLNVVVGLAGLLDLGYVAFYAVGAYTYGLLSTHFGFGFWESLPIAGGLAAAFGMLLGYPTLRLRGDYLAIVTLGFGEIIRLLLVNWGDLTGGPNGISSIPKPTFFGLPMQASSDGPTFATVFGIEYSPVQRVIFLYYLILALALLTNLLVSRLRRLPVGRAWEAVREDEIACKAMGINVTNVKLSAFATGAMLAGFAGVFFAARQGFISPESFTFSESATILAIVVLGGMGSQLGVVLAAALLVILPELGRDFAEYRMLLFGIAMVFIMIVRPGGLISHRRATVSAPGVEVNP, translated from the coding sequence ATGCAAAAATTAGATCTTCAGTTTCGCATCAGGGATGCTCTGGGCGCCGCGCTGGTTGCCGGCCTCGTAGGTTTGCCGATGCTGGGACTGACGACGCGAGACGGAGCAAATGGCCTGCATGTCGAAACACGTTGGGCACTGCTGGCCGCCTTCATTCTGGTGGCCTTTGCCGGCCGCCTGATACTGCAGTGGATGCTGCAACGGTTCCGCTTACTGACAAAGCGGCGCCTGCGTGCAAGGCCCGCGCCTGAAATCGCGGGTAACGGTGCGCTGGTTTGGGTCGGCGCGGCATGCGTGGCTTTCGCCGTGCTGTTGCCCGCATTGTTTGCAGGAAACCGCTACGTTGTCGATACGGCCACGACGGTACTCATTTACGTGATGCTGGGCTGGGGCCTGAATGTCGTCGTTGGACTGGCTGGTCTGCTGGATCTGGGCTACGTAGCGTTCTACGCGGTAGGCGCATACACCTACGGTCTTCTCTCGACGCATTTCGGCTTTGGTTTCTGGGAATCGCTACCCATCGCCGGTGGACTGGCCGCGGCATTCGGCATGCTGCTTGGCTATCCGACACTCAGACTTAGAGGCGACTATCTGGCGATCGTCACGCTCGGATTCGGCGAGATCATTCGGCTGCTGCTTGTGAACTGGGGTGATCTCACGGGCGGACCAAACGGCATTTCTTCGATTCCAAAGCCGACATTCTTTGGGCTTCCGATGCAGGCATCCAGCGATGGTCCGACATTTGCGACCGTATTTGGTATCGAATACTCACCCGTTCAGAGGGTCATCTTTTTGTATTACCTGATCCTCGCACTCGCGTTACTGACAAACCTTCTCGTCTCGAGGCTAAGACGCCTGCCTGTGGGGCGCGCGTGGGAAGCGGTGCGCGAAGACGAAATTGCCTGCAAGGCCATGGGCATTAATGTGACGAACGTGAAACTGTCCGCATTTGCGACCGGTGCAATGCTGGCCGGATTCGCCGGCGTGTTCTTCGCGGCACGGCAGGGGTTTATCTCTCCGGAGAGCTTCACATTTTCGGAGTCGGCCACGATTCTCGCGATCGTGGTGCTGGGTGGCATGGGAAGCCAGTTGGGCGTCGTGCTCGCGGCCGCCTTGCTGGTGATCTTGCCTGAACTGGGGCGTGATTTCGCCGAGTACAGAATGTTGCTCTTCGGTATTGCCATGGTCTTTATCATGATCGTGCGGCCCGGCGGACTCATCAGCCATCGCCGTGCGACCGTCAGCGCTCCGGGCGTGGAGGTGAACCCATGA
- a CDS encoding branched-chain amino acid ABC transporter substrate-binding protein yields the protein MSGLALACSAVADASVLVGVAGPMTGEYASGGDQFRKGAEQAVKDINASGGVLGQQLDLVVGDDVCDPKQAVSVANNFVNQKVAFVDGHWCSSSTLPASDVYNDAQIPQVTVSTNPKITERGIKGIFRITGRDDQQGQVAADYIAAHFKGKKIAVIDDKTAYGGGLADEVAKDLAAKQTPVVLRESITAGEKDYSGLISKLKANGVQILAYGGYYQEVALILRQAAQAGLNLTVLGGDTLTNNELVTAAGAEINKVLFTFPPDPRKSAAAAKVVATFRAQKIEPEGYMLYSYAALQVFAEAAKKANSTDYAAIVKQLHNGSFNTVVGQVDFDSKGDLKSPGYVVYRWNGNNYDYVK from the coding sequence ATGAGCGGGTTGGCTTTGGCATGCTCGGCCGTCGCGGATGCAAGTGTTCTGGTGGGTGTGGCTGGCCCAATGACGGGCGAGTACGCCTCGGGGGGCGACCAGTTTCGCAAGGGCGCAGAGCAGGCGGTGAAAGACATCAACGCGTCGGGCGGTGTGCTAGGGCAGCAACTCGACCTGGTTGTGGGCGACGACGTGTGTGATCCCAAGCAGGCAGTTTCGGTTGCCAACAATTTTGTCAATCAGAAGGTGGCATTCGTCGACGGTCACTGGTGTTCCAGTTCCACTTTACCCGCTTCGGACGTCTACAACGACGCGCAGATCCCGCAGGTCACCGTCTCGACCAATCCGAAAATCACGGAACGCGGCATCAAGGGGATCTTTCGTATTACCGGCCGGGACGATCAGCAAGGGCAGGTTGCAGCCGACTATATCGCTGCGCATTTCAAGGGCAAGAAAATCGCGGTCATCGATGACAAGACCGCATACGGCGGCGGTCTGGCCGACGAGGTCGCCAAGGATCTCGCTGCAAAGCAGACGCCCGTTGTGCTGCGTGAGTCGATCACGGCCGGTGAAAAGGACTATTCAGGCCTTATCAGCAAACTGAAGGCGAATGGCGTTCAGATCCTTGCGTACGGCGGGTATTACCAGGAAGTCGCGCTGATTCTGCGGCAGGCGGCGCAGGCCGGGCTAAATCTGACGGTCCTGGGCGGCGATACGCTAACGAATAATGAACTGGTTACCGCAGCGGGGGCGGAAATCAACAAGGTCCTCTTTACCTTCCCGCCAGACCCGCGCAAGAGTGCGGCAGCCGCAAAGGTGGTGGCGACTTTCCGCGCGCAGAAGATCGAGCCGGAAGGCTACATGCTGTATTCGTACGCCGCCTTGCAGGTTTTCGCAGAGGCAGCTAAAAAGGCTAATTCCACGGACTATGCGGCGATCGTGAAGCAGCTTCACAACGGCTCCTTCAATACCGTAGTCGGACAAGTGGACTTCGATTCGAAAGGCGATCTCAAGAGCCCTGGCTATGTGGTCTATCGCTGGAACGGCAACAACTATGACTACGTGAAGTGA
- a CDS encoding VOC family protein, with product MEKLPIFQKLHHVCIVVRDIENAVKYYESIGVGPWNDFPPMDAYQLDGYDRPAFLKMRYKFANIDNAQLQLCQPGDGDTPQRRFLETRGEGVFHLGFSVESCDKAEELAANAGLDVLSRGRLEDRSGFTYFKTVNEGAGVTLEVRAPSTKAAQGIKS from the coding sequence ATGGAAAAGCTGCCGATTTTTCAGAAACTGCACCACGTCTGCATCGTGGTTCGCGATATCGAAAACGCTGTGAAGTATTACGAATCAATTGGCGTTGGTCCATGGAACGATTTTCCGCCGATGGATGCATACCAGTTGGACGGCTACGATCGTCCGGCTTTTCTGAAGATGCGCTACAAGTTTGCGAATATCGATAACGCCCAACTGCAGCTTTGCCAGCCAGGAGACGGTGACACGCCGCAACGACGGTTCCTGGAAACGCGAGGCGAGGGCGTCTTTCATCTCGGCTTCTCTGTCGAGAGTTGCGACAAGGCCGAGGAACTTGCTGCGAACGCCGGGCTGGATGTGCTCTCGCGCGGACGCCTCGAAGATCGAAGTGGCTTCACGTACTTCAAGACGGTAAATGAAGGGGCTGGGGTTACGCTAGAGGTCCGGGCGCCGAGTACCAAGGCCGCTCAAGGCATCAAGTCCTGA